The DNA segment TCGATTGTTGGGATATCGTGAAGGGTGCAAATAATAGTTTAACTTCTACACAAAGCAGCCAATTTTATGATCAGTCCATTAGTAATCTTGTTTTTAGTAAGGTTGTGTCTGGTGAAGGGTACAGTTGTGGCAGGGTCAGAGAAGGAGGAGCAGTTTGTTGGGGACCAAACTCAGCGAGCTTGGGCGTTTCAAGTGTATTAGACAATTACAGAGTTTTAGCTTCAGGGATGCGTTCTCTATGTGGAATTTTGGAAGAGTCTAATGAGGTCAAGTGCTGGGGCATTAGTAATGATTCATTTTCGAGCCTTCCAGTTGGGACGCAGTTTGTGTCCTTAACTGCTGGTGCTAACCATTTTTGTGGAATTAGAGAAGATAATCATGCTGTTGAGTGTTGGGGAAGCTTTAATTTGTCATCTGTTCCGAAGGGTGGTGCTGGGTTTACTGCAATTGCATCGTCTGATTTCACTACATGTGGAATCAGGGAAGATGATTTGGTTATTGATTGCTGGTTTGCCAGTGGGACTTCACCACCAGAGTATAATCCTCCTCTGGAGTTGTTCAGTCCAGGGCTATGTGGTCCTGGCTCTTGTGGTGAAGGGGAGTTTGTTTTCAATGCAAGCTTTCTAAATGAGCCGGACTTGACAAGCTTGTGTTTTAGGAAGGATTTAAATATTTGTTCCCCATGTGGATCGAATTGCTCTCAAGGTTTTTTCTTGTCTAGTCCCTGTACTGAGAATGCCGACAGAGTATGCACAGCTTGCTCTCTTTGCCAGAACAGTTCTTGTTGGGGTGTTTGTGGGATGCAATCATCTGCACAGAAACAATGGCACCACTTGCGTAGATTAGTAATTATAATCGGGCCTTCTGCATTGGGTTTCTTATTGATATTAATCAGTTGCTGTGTTTTTTCACGTTCGATGGTCACTCGAAAAGAAGAAGGATCAAAGAAACAGTTTAAATCTTGCATAGGAAAACCTAAGTTGGAAAATGACAATGCTTCTGATTCACACCAGCTTACATCCACGACTTCTTGTCCTGGTATGGCTCAAGTATTCCGACTTTCGGAGCTAAAAGATGCCACCAACAGGTTCAAAGAATTCAATAAGCTTGGAAGGGGAAGATATGGTTTGGTTTATAAAGCAGTCTTAACTGATGGGAGGCAAGTTGCAGTCAAGAGGGCAAATGCTGCCACAATAATCCACACTAACAGTAGGGATTTTGAAATGGAGTTGGAAGTTCTATGCAACGTTCGACATTGCAATATTGTGAACTTGTTGGGTTACTGCTCAGAGATGGGAGAGAGGCTGCTTGTTTATGAGTATATGCCTCATGGCACACTTCATGATCACCTCCACGGTGAACTTTCTCCTTTGAATTGGAGCTTTAGGTTGAAGATTGCAATGCAGGCTGCAAAGGGGCTTGAGTACCTTCACAAGGAAGCTAAGCCTCCAATTGTCCATAGGAATGTCAAGACTTCAAATATTCTTTTGGATTCTGAGTGGGGAGCAAGAATTGCAGATTTTGGGCTTCTTACTGCAAATGAGAAGGATATTGGTGGAGACATGAAAACTGATGTTTACAATTTTGGAATTATACTTCTAGAGATTCTTAGTGGAAGAAAAGCATATGATAAAGATAGCACTCCTCCAAGTATAGTTGATTGGGCAATACCATTAATTAAACAGGGTAAGGCAGCTGCCATAATTGATCGATATGTGGCTCTTCCAAGAAATTTTGAGCCATTACTTAAACTTGCTGATATAGCAGAACTGGCTGTCAGGGAAAATCCTAATAGCCGTCCTACTATGTTGGATTTGGCAACTTGGTTGGAGCAAATTGTGACGGATGGATTGACCTTGTAATCTTCAAATGGGATCCTTAGAAATTGAGCAAATTCAAATTGGAAAAAGGAGGTATATGTGACAGCACTTTAAGTGAGCAATGCTATTTTCCAACTGTATATCTATTTTGTTTGGCTTGCTTGTATCCTTTAAGCCCCAGAAACATGAAGGGATTCAAGTTTGACACCATTCTACATTTGTTCTTTTTCAAGAAATTTAATACAATAAATTTGTCCGGATGAAAATTCTAGGACAAGCTGATAGACAACTGAACGGGATAATGTCTAGAATAATatcttattattttattacaGTTGTCATTGGTGAACAGAAAACATATCAGAACTTGCTGTGGCCAGTTTTCTAACTGTAAAATGCTCTAACATACCAAACTTTCTAATATGCAACTGTAAATGACCTACTATAGACGTCACTTTTGAGGGAGACTTCGACATTAATGTATGTAttatttatactaatttattgacTACAAACACGCCAGTATCAATCGATAGTCTCTGGAATTGAGGTCCAGCCTTTCAGATAGCTTCTGGAGAGACTTTGGATGGCTTGTGCAGGTGTCAGGTGTCTACAGGTGAAAATGGCCTGGGATTTTGGCTATTTCTGATATATGTGACTGCTGATATGCATGTCCAAAATGAGATTGAAGAAACATAGGTTTCACACAACAGGTCTTTTAACCCCATTGTTTATTTGGTTATATTAATGATGAATTAGTTGTGCTGGATTTGATGAGTCTCAATGTGTTCTGTTTC comes from the Hevea brasiliensis isolate MT/VB/25A 57/8 chromosome 5, ASM3005281v1, whole genome shotgun sequence genome and includes:
- the LOC110665890 gene encoding serine/threonine-protein kinase-like protein CCR1; the encoded protein is MQSFFFLLLLLLFSCIGASGFGSMGPISAAFGDNGFFCAIDASGKQDVTCWTKNTTLPSPSFSSLATSSGYLSSIPAMSSLSGGEGFLCGILANSSQALCWSSIYLGRDLVPSIYSNTAYSHIAAGKDHVCAIRGSYFSDHESGTIDCWDIVKGANNSLTSTQSSQFYDQSISNLVFSKVVSGEGYSCGRVREGGAVCWGPNSASLGVSSVLDNYRVLASGMRSLCGILEESNEVKCWGISNDSFSSLPVGTQFVSLTAGANHFCGIREDNHAVECWGSFNLSSVPKGGAGFTAIASSDFTTCGIREDDLVIDCWFASGTSPPEYNPPLELFSPGLCGPGSCGEGEFVFNASFLNEPDLTSLCFRKDLNICSPCGSNCSQGFFLSSPCTENADRVCTACSLCQNSSCWGVCGMQSSAQKQWHHLRRLVIIIGPSALGFLLILISCCVFSRSMVTRKEEGSKKQFKSCIGKPKLENDNASDSHQLTSTTSCPGMAQVFRLSELKDATNRFKEFNKLGRGRYGLVYKAVLTDGRQVAVKRANAATIIHTNSRDFEMELEVLCNVRHCNIVNLLGYCSEMGERLLVYEYMPHGTLHDHLHGELSPLNWSFRLKIAMQAAKGLEYLHKEAKPPIVHRNVKTSNILLDSEWGARIADFGLLTANEKDIGGDMKTDVYNFGIILLEILSGRKAYDKDSTPPSIVDWAIPLIKQGKAAAIIDRYVALPRNFEPLLKLADIAELAVRENPNSRPTMLDLATWLEQIVTDGLTL